Proteins found in one Mycoplasmopsis bovigenitalium genomic segment:
- the mnmE gene encoding tRNA uridine-5-carboxymethylaminomethyl(34) synthesis GTPase MnmE: MINDTIAAISSGGKINQAISIIRVSGDNSIDIVKKIFTGKIGTHQQITYGNIIDNFNNNRLVDEVLVMWFIGKNTFTGENTVEINCHGGVILTNRILELLLLNGARLATPGEFSRRSFMNGKMDLIKAEAINDLIHATSALQTDLVVQKFNGKTSKLIDDLRDWLMKLIGQIEVNIDYPEYDDVENILENGLLEDLNKIALKMNELVKNSEDSRIIFEGIKVAIVGKPNVGKSSLLNALLGQEKAIVTDEAGTTRDVVEATWQYNGLLYKLIDTAGIRQASAKAEQLGIEKSFKQIEQSDIVIHLCDPTQKMNEYDEQVKNIAQKFNKKIIQVWNKKDIQIVENSINICAKENDIDDLLNSLGKIFENIDISNKEFVNNARQLSLIKKASNSIFDAIKSIENGAYSDLVIVDIRDAWKNLVDITGRADNEQLLDDMFKNFCLGK; the protein is encoded by the coding sequence ATGATTAATGATACAATTGCAGCAATTTCTTCCGGCGGTAAAATCAATCAAGCTATCTCAATAATACGTGTGAGCGGCGATAATTCAATTGATATAGTTAAGAAAATTTTCACTGGAAAAATCGGAACTCATCAACAAATTACATACGGAAATATAATTGATAATTTCAATAATAATCGTCTTGTCGACGAAGTTTTAGTTATGTGATTTATTGGTAAAAATACATTCACTGGTGAAAATACTGTTGAAATTAATTGTCATGGTGGGGTTATTCTAACTAATCGAATTCTAGAATTATTGCTACTTAATGGTGCTAGATTAGCTACTCCGGGTGAATTTAGCCGTAGAAGTTTTATGAATGGCAAAATGGATTTAATAAAAGCTGAAGCTATAAATGATTTGATCCATGCAACAAGTGCGCTACAAACTGACCTTGTTGTTCAAAAATTCAATGGAAAAACAAGCAAATTAATTGATGATTTACGTGATTGATTGATGAAATTAATAGGTCAAATTGAAGTCAATATTGACTATCCTGAATATGATGATGTAGAAAATATACTTGAAAATGGTCTTCTTGAAGACTTGAACAAAATAGCGCTAAAAATGAATGAATTAGTCAAAAATAGTGAAGACAGTAGAATAATTTTTGAAGGGATTAAAGTTGCGATAGTTGGTAAACCAAATGTTGGGAAAAGTTCGCTGCTAAATGCGTTATTAGGTCAAGAAAAAGCAATTGTAACAGATGAAGCAGGTACAACTAGAGATGTAGTCGAAGCAACATGGCAATACAATGGATTACTTTATAAATTAATTGATACTGCTGGAATTAGGCAAGCTAGTGCAAAAGCTGAACAATTAGGTATTGAAAAATCATTTAAGCAAATTGAGCAATCAGATATTGTTATACATTTGTGCGATCCTACTCAAAAAATGAATGAATACGATGAACAAGTAAAAAATATAGCACAAAAGTTCAATAAAAAAATCATTCAAGTTTGGAATAAAAAAGATATTCAAATAGTCGAGAATTCAATAAATATTTGTGCTAAAGAAAATGACATTGATGATTTGCTTAATTCATTAGGAAAAATATTTGAAAATATTGACATTTCAAATAAAGAATTTGTTAATAATGCCAGACAATTATCATTAATTAAAAAGGCAAGTAATTCGATTTTTGATGCTATAAAATCTATTGAAAATGGCGCATATTCAGATTTAGTTATTGTTGATATCCGCGATGCATGGAAAAATTTAGTTGACATTACTGGAAGAGCCGATAATGAACAATTACTTGATGATATGTTTAAAAACTTTTGTTTAGGAAAATAA
- a CDS encoding CNNM domain-containing protein, with translation MEQNAPVTQFDTPLFVVTLIILVFLLFCSSMFSSIETAYSTLNPGKIESIVDNKEFGSKLIKKQYGFFNRILALILICNNIANIGLSAAISYLMSKHLSENYKDYSAIISTAVLTPIIVLLGEIVPKLIAKARPVQVAKAFCYPVEFLYWIFFPIIWVLGKMSKNIYITNTEQDVKNLLDVAHNEGVLEANESIMAQNALDLDTTKVRKHYTKIKDLYYLPYNANIQEALAMFKETNYSRLPVEKDGQFLGIVLLKDIFFLEKGKVIKYLKTIPSISANTSLAIALETLRKHRSQMAFVKNNNSSTNVIGIITIEDIIEEVVGEIYDEYDDEEVEDIFEISLELFEASNYVIMKDLLKRMNLDLEITEKERNMELGEWFKFKQNIDYIHKNDRFEFEGVSFKAILSPTKKQNHYRFEIEISNTAPINLDKTEEHDASLSETKIFEQ, from the coding sequence ATGGAGCAAAATGCACCAGTAACACAATTTGACACACCATTATTCGTTGTTACACTGATTATTTTAGTATTTTTACTTTTTTGCAGTTCAATGTTTTCAAGCATTGAAACAGCTTATTCAACTCTCAACCCCGGAAAAATTGAATCAATAGTTGATAACAAGGAATTTGGATCAAAATTAATTAAAAAACAATATGGTTTTTTCAATAGAATTTTGGCCTTAATTCTTATTTGTAACAACATTGCAAATATAGGTTTATCAGCAGCTATATCTTATTTAATGTCTAAACATTTATCGGAAAATTACAAAGATTATTCAGCAATTATTTCAACAGCGGTTCTAACCCCAATTATCGTTTTATTAGGCGAAATAGTGCCAAAATTAATTGCAAAAGCTCGCCCTGTTCAAGTAGCAAAAGCATTTTGCTACCCAGTTGAATTTCTATATTGAATATTTTTCCCAATCATTTGAGTTTTAGGCAAAATGAGTAAAAATATTTATATAACCAATACCGAACAAGATGTAAAAAACCTGCTTGATGTTGCACATAATGAGGGCGTCTTGGAGGCTAATGAAAGCATCATGGCGCAAAACGCGCTAGATCTTGACACAACAAAAGTTCGTAAACATTACACTAAAATAAAAGACCTATATTATCTTCCCTACAACGCCAATATTCAAGAAGCATTAGCAATGTTTAAAGAAACAAATTATTCAAGACTTCCTGTTGAAAAAGACGGACAATTTTTAGGAATTGTTTTACTTAAAGATATATTTTTCCTTGAAAAAGGCAAAGTAATTAAATACCTAAAAACAATTCCTTCAATAAGTGCAAACACTTCGCTTGCTATCGCATTAGAAACCTTGCGTAAACATCGTTCGCAAATGGCTTTTGTTAAAAATAATAACTCTTCAACAAATGTTATTGGCATCATCACAATTGAAGATATCATTGAAGAGGTTGTCGGTGAAATATATGATGAATATGATGATGAAGAAGTTGAGGACATCTTCGAAATCAGTCTTGAATTATTTGAAGCAAGTAACTACGTAATTATGAAAGATCTATTAAAACGTATGAATCTTGATCTTGAAATTACTGAAAAAGAAAGAAACATGGAGCTTGGTGAATGGTTTAAATTTAAACAAAACATTGACTACATTCACAAAAATGATCGCTTTGAATTCGAAGGTGTGTCATTTAAAGCGATTTTGAGTCCTACAAAAAAACAAAATCACTATCGTTTTGAAATTGAAATTAGCAATACAGCTCCAATTAATCTTGATAAAACAGAAGAACATGATGCTTCATTATCGGAAACGAAAATATTTGAACAATAG
- a CDS encoding replicative DNA helicase: MFKLLSHLYDNNISINNDQILNHATREKINEINSYFLATIYAATGFPSSIQTYLEELIRLTRLRKIESKINDLQLKLNANHSSINPEDVILEIQQLLNEIDRAKSGEDFLTTKSVSDDYLTHLVTLKNTDLNSISGLSTGFDDLDKITQGLHGSEMIIIAARPGIGKTALALNIAVNVSSNINKKTNANHRVAFFSLEMSPRQLMGRIYSMVSGVDQFKLKKPQLLTDEDVARIHSYKINKIDKMNLFIDNTYENELQTLLWKCRRLHNINPLDLIVVDYMQLVSATKKGGSENRQMEITRISRSLKTLALELNVPIIVLSQLNRQTELRDDKRPNLADLRESGSIENDADIVMFLYRENYYNSKNKEIKDKDFDAREIGEETELILAKHRGGETGKITLRFLPHTAKFTNLQFYTPSETKGGV, from the coding sequence TTGTTCAAACTTTTATCACATTTATACGACAATAATATCAGTATCAATAATGACCAAATTCTAAATCATGCAACTCGGGAAAAAATCAATGAAATTAATTCGTATTTTTTAGCAACAATTTATGCCGCTACTGGTTTCCCTAGCAGTATTCAAACTTATCTTGAAGAATTAATTCGATTAACTCGTCTGCGTAAAATTGAGTCAAAAATTAATGATTTGCAATTAAAACTAAATGCAAATCATTCATCAATAAACCCTGAGGATGTAATTTTAGAAATACAACAACTTTTAAACGAAATTGATAGAGCTAAATCTGGTGAGGATTTTTTAACCACAAAATCTGTTTCTGATGACTATTTAACACACTTAGTAACCTTAAAAAACACAGATTTAAATTCTATTAGTGGTCTTTCAACTGGTTTTGACGACTTAGATAAAATAACTCAAGGTTTGCACGGCTCGGAAATGATAATTATTGCTGCTCGTCCTGGAATTGGTAAAACTGCTTTGGCGCTTAATATCGCCGTTAATGTTTCATCTAATATCAACAAAAAAACCAACGCAAATCACCGTGTTGCCTTCTTTAGTCTTGAAATGTCGCCACGCCAATTGATGGGCAGAATTTACTCAATGGTTTCAGGTGTAGACCAATTCAAACTTAAAAAACCACAGCTTCTAACCGACGAAGATGTTGCGCGTATTCATTCATACAAAATAAATAAAATTGATAAAATGAATCTTTTTATTGATAATACCTACGAAAATGAATTGCAAACACTACTGTGAAAATGCCGTAGATTGCACAATATTAACCCTCTTGATTTAATTGTTGTTGACTATATGCAACTTGTTTCAGCAACAAAAAAAGGTGGCAGTGAAAACCGTCAAATGGAAATTACTAGAATTTCACGTAGCTTAAAAACTCTTGCACTTGAGTTAAATGTACCTATAATTGTGTTATCCCAACTGAATAGACAAACAGAATTACGAGATGATAAACGCCCAAATTTAGCCGATCTTCGTGAATCTGGTTCTATTGAAAACGATGCTGATATTGTTATGTTTTTATATCGTGAAAATTACTACAATTCAAAAAACAAAGAAATTAAAGATAAAGATTTTGATGCGCGCGAAATAGGTGAAGAAACTGAATTGATTTTGGCTAAACACCGTGGCGGAGAAACTGGAAAAATTACACTAAGATTTTTACCTCATACTGCCAAATTTACCAACCTACAATTTTACACTCCTTCCGAGACGAAAGGCGGTGTATAA
- the rplI gene encoding 50S ribosomal protein L9 gives MKIILLKDCKDGKANTIIEVSAGYGANFLVAKGYGVPYNEKTKYQLEKRLSEMTSNEMELRAQALELKEKIEKEKLTYILDALIDARGNLIVHKSISTKDINKDLVKKGYKLDKYSVQKVHIVSNGIHEVEINIYKDIIAQLKVEVKVNVK, from the coding sequence ATGAAAATAATCTTACTTAAAGATTGCAAAGACGGAAAAGCTAACACCATAATTGAAGTTTCAGCAGGTTATGGGGCAAACTTTTTAGTGGCAAAAGGCTATGGTGTGCCATATAATGAAAAAACTAAATATCAACTTGAAAAACGTTTGAGTGAAATGACCTCAAATGAAATGGAATTAAGAGCTCAAGCTCTTGAACTTAAAGAAAAAATTGAAAAAGAAAAATTAACTTACATTTTAGATGCATTAATTGATGCTAGAGGTAATTTAATTGTTCACAAATCTATTTCTACAAAAGATATCAACAAGGATTTGGTCAAAAAAGGTTATAAACTTGACAAATATTCAGTTCAAAAAGTACACATTGTTTCAAATGGTATTCATGAAGTTGAAATTAATATTTACAAAGACATTATTGCACAGCTTAAAGTTGAGGTAAAGGTTAATGTCAAGTAG
- a CDS encoding GGDEF domain-containing protein, whose protein sequence is MKKNKSTLILAILSLIIGAFVFFESLVIIYVEKNIVWISLMIAALILSMIMISLSGFVLLKHYHERQIKIKSTYNKFVDEIMDYNQTGVIIHDNQGDIIYVSEFIRTRFGKNLIGIKLNDFLKSIGMDVDSKRREYNLSHNDYHYKVGIFEIQNYLVIRDITIEKNTITLYEDELIVVGELEIDNFNLYQSILSEDQMFNMNKSIIAVLDSLREKYNLIYRQYNANGKFIVFTNKKSLDEMIKVKFDFFDKLHNVLKTDSNNIIVSVSVGFAYGINELKTKTEMARTGLLQAQRRGGDQVVVMSPFSQPIYFGSSAEIMPNVDRTRIKNFTSHVEMTLSNPTIEKVIIYGHAMADLDAIGSAMGIYALAKSFNKDVYICSSTQDETTKKALSQYWEVVKSRFIKPHQANQLSDENTIVFFTDNAHPSRTDNPDAINRVKANNIFIVDHHRMKLSIDFAPRENRIISTSASSASELVTEMLMFTSKRINIDLITAQMLLNGICLDTLQFQKHATSKTFEAASWLEIHGANATAAANSLKIDAETQKKVAKMLENIEEVKEGFFLTYSEIPMSDDLISITAEEILRIDGRKASFVVAKQEKGNKYKLSARGIDTNVQIICENVGGGGSFASAAAVSTDDLETFISNIKQAIVGVK, encoded by the coding sequence ATGAAAAAAAATAAATCAACATTGATACTTGCAATTCTTTCATTAATTATTGGCGCCTTTGTGTTTTTTGAATCATTAGTCATCATTTATGTTGAGAAAAATATTGTTTGAATTTCGTTAATGATTGCCGCCTTAATATTGAGCATGATAATGATTAGTCTTTCAGGTTTTGTTTTATTAAAACATTATCATGAACGCCAAATTAAAATTAAATCAACATACAATAAGTTTGTTGATGAAATTATGGATTACAATCAAACTGGGGTAATAATCCATGATAATCAAGGCGACATAATTTACGTAAGTGAATTTATTCGCACTCGTTTTGGTAAAAATTTAATTGGCATAAAACTGAATGATTTTTTAAAATCAATTGGTATGGATGTAGACTCAAAACGCCGTGAATACAACTTATCTCATAATGATTATCATTATAAAGTTGGGATTTTTGAAATCCAAAATTATTTAGTGATTCGTGATATAACTATTGAAAAAAACACAATTACTTTGTATGAAGATGAGTTAATTGTTGTTGGTGAACTAGAAATTGATAACTTTAATTTATATCAATCAATTTTGTCTGAAGACCAAATGTTTAATATGAACAAAAGTATCATTGCTGTTCTTGATAGTCTCCGTGAAAAATACAATTTAATTTATCGTCAATATAACGCGAATGGTAAATTTATTGTATTTACAAACAAAAAATCTCTAGATGAGATGATTAAGGTTAAATTTGATTTTTTTGACAAACTTCATAATGTACTTAAAACTGATTCAAATAACATAATAGTTTCTGTTTCTGTTGGATTTGCTTATGGGATAAATGAATTAAAAACAAAAACAGAAATGGCCAGAACTGGTTTATTACAGGCGCAAAGAAGAGGTGGAGACCAAGTAGTTGTTATGTCACCATTTAGCCAACCAATTTATTTTGGTTCAAGCGCTGAAATAATGCCAAATGTTGACAGAACTAGAATAAAAAACTTTACATCACATGTTGAAATGACATTATCAAATCCAACAATTGAAAAAGTTATTATATATGGACATGCAATGGCTGATCTTGATGCAATCGGTTCTGCAATGGGGATTTACGCACTTGCTAAATCATTCAATAAAGATGTTTATATTTGTTCATCTACTCAGGATGAAACAACAAAAAAAGCGCTTTCACAATATTGAGAAGTTGTTAAATCACGTTTTATAAAACCTCATCAAGCTAACCAATTGTCAGATGAAAACACAATTGTCTTTTTCACTGACAATGCTCATCCATCGCGAACTGATAATCCAGATGCGATCAACCGTGTGAAAGCAAATAATATTTTTATTGTTGACCACCATCGAATGAAATTATCAATTGATTTTGCGCCAAGGGAAAATAGAATTATTTCAACTTCAGCTTCATCAGCATCTGAATTAGTTACTGAAATGTTGATGTTTACTAGCAAGAGAATTAATATTGATTTAATAACTGCTCAAATGTTATTAAATGGAATTTGTCTTGATACTTTACAATTTCAAAAACACGCAACTTCAAAAACATTTGAAGCCGCATCATGGCTAGAAATTCATGGTGCTAATGCAACAGCTGCGGCAAATTCATTGAAAATTGACGCGGAAACTCAAAAGAAAGTTGCAAAAATGCTTGAAAATATTGAAGAGGTTAAAGAAGGATTCTTTTTAACATATTCAGAAATACCAATGTCTGATGACTTAATTTCAATAACTGCCGAAGAAATTTTAAGAATTGATGGCCGAAAAGCAAGTTTTGTTGTTGCAAAACAAGAAAAAGGCAATAAATACAAATTATCTGCTCGGGGAATTGATACTAACGTACAAATTATTTGCGAAAATGTTGGTGGTGGCGGAAGTTTTGCTAGTGCAGCCGCTGTGTCAACAGATGATTTAGAAACATTTATCAGCAACATAAAACAAGCTATTGTGGGGGTAAAATAA
- the uvrA gene encoding excinuclease ABC subunit UvrA: protein MAKDQIIIKGARENNLKNVSLTLPKNKLIVFTGLSGSGKSSLAFNTIYEEGRRRYVDSLSNYARQFLGGTNKPDVDSIEGLSPSIAIEQKTTHNNPRSTVGTVTEIYDYLRLFFARAGKPFCPKHNIEIKSQTNKDILDSIYSLEPNSKIIILSPVIDSEKGTHANLIEKLRKEGFLRLKIDGDILALDTEIKLDKNIKHTIDIVVDRVVVDEENRARIAEAISVAAEYGKGQIKIETIEGEVKIFSKLYSCAFKDFEMSRIEPRLFSFNSPSGACEHCKGLGVDLKASFDALVPEPWRSISAGGIKIFENTVNTQNLEWQEFEVLLNHYNINKNTPIEELTNEELKIIKHGSKEEIEYVLVSSSGNKTRRNKRIEGILDIVERKFMETSSEVIRDWLKKYMGSFPCTKCNYSRLNKYALAVKIDGKNIDDYARLSVEEALNTIENVKLDETQTFVSSLILTELINRLTFLKNVGLNYLSINRSAETLSGGESQRIKLATQVGSNLTGVLYVLDEPSIGLHQRDNERLISTLKNMVEIGNTLIVVEHDEDTIKAADYIVDIGPEAGNNGGYIVAKGNINDIENESNSLTGQYLSGKLKIETPKFRRSGNGQVVTIIGAKENNLKNIDVKFPLGKFIAVTGVSGSGKSTLVNEILVKGIQRVVNKSTAKIGKFSSIKNIQAVDKIVQITQSPIGRTPRSTPATHISVFDDIRELFASTTEAQARGYTKSNFSFNVPGGRCEKCSGDGLIKIEMHFLPDVYVNCDECDGTRYTLETREIKYKGKNISDILQMSIDEAHEFFKNWPKIRDKLAVIQSIGLGYVKLGQSSTTLSGGEAQRVKLATYLQKKPTGKTIYVLDEPTTGLHPHDVNKLLSVLNKIVDNGDTVVVIEHNLDVIKCADYIIDLGPEGGLGGGNIVASGTPEQIISNKESHTARYLKKYLGH, encoded by the coding sequence ATGGCAAAAGATCAAATCATAATTAAAGGTGCTAGAGAAAATAATTTAAAAAATGTTTCACTAACATTACCTAAAAATAAATTAATAGTTTTTACCGGTCTTTCTGGCTCGGGAAAATCGAGTCTTGCTTTCAATACAATTTATGAAGAAGGACGCAGACGTTATGTTGATTCATTAAGTAACTATGCGCGTCAATTTTTAGGAGGAACAAATAAACCAGATGTTGATTCGATCGAAGGGCTTAGTCCTTCGATTGCAATCGAGCAAAAAACTACACATAATAACCCTCGTTCGACAGTGGGCACCGTAACAGAAATCTATGACTACTTACGCTTGTTTTTTGCTCGTGCTGGCAAACCATTTTGTCCTAAACATAATATTGAAATCAAATCGCAAACAAATAAAGATATTTTAGATTCAATTTATTCATTGGAGCCTAACTCAAAAATTATTATTTTGTCGCCAGTAATAGATTCTGAAAAAGGAACACATGCAAACTTAATTGAAAAGTTAAGAAAAGAAGGTTTTTTACGGCTAAAAATTGATGGTGATATTTTGGCGTTGGATACTGAAATTAAATTGGATAAGAATATTAAGCATACAATTGATATTGTTGTTGATAGAGTTGTAGTTGATGAAGAAAATCGGGCAAGAATTGCTGAAGCTATTTCTGTTGCTGCTGAGTATGGAAAAGGTCAAATAAAAATCGAAACAATCGAAGGTGAAGTTAAAATTTTTTCAAAATTATACTCTTGTGCTTTCAAAGATTTTGAAATGTCTCGTATTGAACCTCGTTTATTTTCTTTCAATTCTCCTTCCGGAGCCTGCGAACATTGCAAGGGTTTGGGAGTAGATTTAAAAGCAAGTTTTGATGCATTAGTCCCTGAGCCTTGAAGAAGTATTTCTGCTGGGGGTATTAAAATTTTTGAAAATACTGTTAACACTCAAAATCTTGAATGACAAGAGTTTGAAGTTTTATTAAATCATTACAATATCAATAAAAACACCCCAATAGAAGAGCTTACAAATGAAGAGTTAAAAATAATAAAACATGGTTCAAAAGAAGAAATTGAATACGTTCTAGTTTCATCTTCTGGCAATAAAACCCGTAGAAATAAAAGAATTGAAGGAATTTTAGATATTGTTGAACGCAAGTTCATGGAAACTAGCTCTGAAGTAATTCGTGATTGATTAAAGAAATATATGGGTTCTTTCCCTTGTACAAAATGCAATTACTCACGTTTGAATAAGTATGCTCTGGCAGTAAAAATTGATGGTAAAAATATTGATGATTACGCAAGGTTAAGTGTTGAAGAAGCCTTAAATACAATTGAAAACGTAAAATTAGACGAAACACAAACATTTGTTTCATCTTTAATTTTGACTGAATTAATAAATAGATTAACATTTTTAAAAAATGTGGGCTTGAATTATCTTAGCATTAATAGAAGTGCCGAAACTTTATCGGGTGGAGAAAGTCAAAGAATTAAACTAGCAACACAGGTTGGTTCAAATTTAACTGGTGTTTTATATGTTCTTGATGAACCCTCAATTGGCCTACACCAAAGAGATAACGAAAGACTTATTTCAACACTAAAAAATATGGTTGAAATTGGCAATACATTAATTGTTGTTGAACACGATGAAGATACAATCAAAGCAGCAGATTACATAGTTGACATAGGACCGGAAGCTGGCAATAATGGTGGTTATATTGTTGCAAAAGGCAACATAAATGATATTGAAAATGAATCAAATTCATTAACTGGTCAATATTTAAGTGGTAAGTTAAAAATCGAAACTCCTAAATTTAGAAGAAGTGGAAATGGCCAAGTAGTAACAATTATTGGCGCTAAAGAAAATAATTTAAAAAATATTGATGTTAAATTCCCTCTTGGTAAATTTATTGCGGTTACAGGAGTTTCGGGTTCTGGCAAAAGTACTCTTGTTAACGAAATTTTAGTAAAAGGAATTCAAAGAGTTGTCAATAAATCAACGGCAAAAATTGGCAAGTTTTCTTCAATAAAAAATATTCAGGCTGTTGATAAAATTGTACAAATAACTCAAAGTCCAATCGGTAGAACACCTCGCTCGACACCCGCTACTCATATTTCGGTTTTTGATGATATAAGAGAATTGTTTGCAAGCACAACTGAAGCTCAAGCAAGAGGATATACGAAGTCTAATTTTAGTTTCAATGTTCCTGGTGGCCGTTGTGAAAAGTGTTCCGGAGATGGCTTAATTAAAATCGAAATGCATTTTCTTCCTGATGTTTATGTTAACTGTGACGAGTGTGATGGAACACGTTATACATTAGAAACAAGAGAAATTAAATACAAGGGAAAAAATATTTCTGACATTTTGCAAATGAGTATTGATGAAGCTCATGAATTCTTTAAAAATTGACCAAAAATTAGAGATAAATTAGCCGTAATTCAATCAATTGGGCTTGGATACGTAAAATTAGGACAATCTTCAACAACCTTATCTGGCGGTGAAGCACAACGTGTTAAATTAGCTACATATTTACAGAAAAAACCAACTGGAAAAACAATTTACGTTCTTGATGAACCAACTACTGGTTTGCACCCACATGATGTTAATAAATTATTAAGTGTGCTAAATAAAATTGTTGATAATGGTGATACAGTTGTCGTTATTGAGCATAATTTAGATGTTATTAAGTGTGCAGATTACATTATTGATTTAGGACCTGAAGGTGGTTTAGGCGGGGGTAACATTGTTGCAAGTGGAACACCTGAGCAAATTATTTCAAACAAAGAAAGTCATACTGCTAGATACCTTAAAAAATATTTAGGCCATTAA